From a single Pempheris klunzingeri isolate RE-2024b chromosome 2, fPemKlu1.hap1, whole genome shotgun sequence genomic region:
- the slc2a1b gene encoding solute carrier family 2, facilitated glucose transporter member 1: MDSGKITFPLMLSVGAAVIGSLQFGYNTGVINAPQKIIEKFINETYYERYQETITKSTLTAIWSIAVSIFSVGGIFGSFSVGLFVNRFGRRNSMLTANVLAFIAATLMGFSKMAHSWEMLIAGRFVVGLYSGLSTGFVPMYVGEVSPTSLRGALGTLHQLGIVVGILIAQVFGMESIMGNDDLWPLLLGFTFIPAVVQCILLPLCPKSPRFLLINKNEENKAKSVLKKLRGTTDVSADMQEMKEESRQMMREKKVTIPELFRSPIYRQPLIIAVILQLSQQLSGINAVFYYSTRIFEKAGVEQPVYATIGAGVVNTAFTVVSLFVVERAGRRSLHMLGLLGMAGSAILMTIALALLEKLKWMSYLCIVAIFAFVAFFEIGPGPIPWFIVAELFSQGPRPSAFAVAGFSNWTANFIVGMGFQYIEELCGAYVFVIFTVLLLMFFVFTYFKVPETKGRTFDEIAAGFRQTAATGGEKHSPEELNSLGADSQL; this comes from the exons ATCATTGAGAAGTTCATCAATGAGACGTATTATGAGCGCTACCAGGAAACCATCACCAAGAGCACCCTCACAGCCATCTGGTCCATCGCTGTCTCCATCTTCTCTGTCGGTGGCATCTTTGGCTCCTTCTCCGTCGGACTCTTTGTCAACCGTTTTGGaag GAGAAACTCTATGCTCACGGCCAACGTCCTGGCCTTCATCGCAGCCACTCTGATGGGCTTTTCAAAGATGGCGCACTCCTGGGAAATGCTCATCGCTGGTCGTTTTGTGGTGGGCCTCTACTCCGGCCTCTCCACGGGCTTCGTGCCCATGTATGTAGGTGAAGTTTCCCCAACATCCCTAAGAGGAGCCCTGGGCACCCTCCACCAGCTGGGCATCGTCGTCGGCATCCTCATCGCACAG GTGTTTGGAATGGAGTCAATCATGGGCAACGATGATTTGTGGCCGCTCCTCTTGGGCTTCACCTTCATCCCTGCAGTGGTGCAGTGTATCCTGTTGCCTCTCTGTCCCAAGAGCCCCCGCTTCCTGCTCATCAACAAGAACGAAGAGAACAAGGCCAAGAGCG TGCTGAAGAAGCTCAGAGGCACCACAGATGTGAGCGCTGACATGcaggagatgaaggaggagagccGGCAGATGATGAGGGAGAAGAAGGTGACCATCCCGGAGCTCTTCCGCTCACCCATCTACCGCCAGCCCCTCATCATTGCTGTCATCCTGCAGCTCTCCCAGCAGCTGTCTGGCATCAACGCT GTATTCTACTACTCCACTCGTATCTTTGAGAAAGCCGGAGTCGAGCAGCCTGTGTATGCCACGATTGGAGCCGGTGTAGTTAATACAGCTTTCACCGTGGTGTCG CTGTTTGTCGTAGAGCGTGCAGGACGTAGGTCTCTGCACATGCTGGGGCTGCTGGGAATGGCCGGATCTGCCATCTTAATGACTATTGCCTTGGCTCTGCTG GAAAAGCTCAAGTGGATGTCATATTTGTGCATCGTGGCCATTTTTGCCTTCGTCGCATTCTTTGAGATCGGACCGGGTCCCATCCCCTGGTTCATCGTGGCAGAGTTGTTCTCGCAGGGACCCAGGCCTTCAGCCTTCGCTGTCGCTGGCTTCTCCAACTGGACCGCCAACTTCATAGTGGGAATGGGCTTCCAGTACATAGAA GAGCTGTGTGGCGCCTACGTGTTTGTCAtcttcactgtgctgctgctcatgttctTCGTCTTCACATACTTCAAAGTGCCGGAGACCAAGGGCCGGACATTTGACGAGATCGCGGCTGGCTTCCGCCAGACGGCTGCCACCGGAGGAGAGAAGCACTCGCCGGAGGAGCTCAACAGCCTGGGAGCTGACTCTCAGCTCTGA